A region of Lacinutrix sp. Hel_I_90 DNA encodes the following proteins:
- the cdaA gene encoding diadenylate cyclase CdaA → MEIFNTVFNFGIKDFIDVFLVALLLFYAYRLVRGTVAINIFIGIVVLYFIYLIVEALQMVLLTKILGGFISVGFIALIVVFQQEVRKFLLMIGSTNFASKRGVLKHLKFLKTEGITKSLTDIDTIIAACNKMSTTKTGALIVLERNNNLDFLVQTGDEMNIKVTQPIIESIFFKNSPLHDGAIIISDNIVKATRVILPVNNEKTIPQRFGLRHRAAVGITERTDAIAIAVSEETGQISCFKNGTFVDFKDSTELIEIIKDDLD, encoded by the coding sequence TTGGAAATTTTTAACACCGTATTTAATTTTGGAATAAAAGATTTTATAGATGTCTTTTTAGTCGCTTTACTTTTATTCTATGCTTACCGACTTGTTCGTGGTACAGTAGCCATTAATATTTTTATAGGCATCGTAGTGCTTTACTTTATTTATTTAATAGTTGAAGCGCTACAAATGGTATTACTTACTAAAATTTTAGGCGGTTTTATTAGTGTTGGTTTTATCGCTTTAATTGTTGTTTTTCAACAGGAAGTCCGAAAATTTTTATTAATGATTGGCTCTACCAATTTCGCCTCTAAACGCGGGGTACTTAAGCATTTAAAATTCTTAAAAACAGAAGGTATAACCAAATCGTTGACAGATATTGATACTATTATAGCCGCTTGCAATAAAATGTCAACCACAAAAACAGGTGCTTTAATTGTTTTAGAACGCAATAACAATCTGGACTTTTTAGTGCAAACCGGTGACGAAATGAACATCAAGGTCACACAGCCTATTATAGAAAGTATTTTCTTTAAAAATAGTCCGTTACATGATGGTGCTATTATTATTTCAGACAATATCGTAAAAGCTACCCGTGTTATTTTACCTGTAAATAATGAAAAAACTATCCCGCAACGCTTTGGCTTACGTCACAGAGCCGCTGTTGGTATTACAGAACGTACAGATGCCATTGCCATTGCCGTAAGCGAAGAAACCGGACAAATTTCCTGTTTTAAAAATGGAACTTTTGTAGATTTTAAAGACTCTACTGAGTTGATTGAAATTATTAAAGATGATTTGGATTAA
- a CDS encoding DUF3667 domain-containing protein → MRNLFEDFAYRFLNYDNLFLQTIIALLKTPEKVIDSYVEGTRKTYVNPISFFAINLTLSGLYILILRKYFNDAMNFATLSGQQGEAQVKLQESIMAIFYDYGSLVNSIIIPILALISIIVFYNKKYNYTEHIIVYLYSMSLFSILSMVTGLIVLSIDTSYFMTLSLLQYLLLFIYHAVLFKRLFNLSIKQLFLKILIFIPLSFLFYIGISLAIVLLFFVFSDMSFKDFAPQN, encoded by the coding sequence ATGCGTAATCTGTTTGAGGATTTTGCCTATCGTTTTCTCAATTATGACAACCTCTTTTTGCAAACGATCATAGCGCTTTTAAAAACACCGGAAAAAGTAATAGATAGCTATGTCGAAGGCACTAGAAAAACCTATGTTAATCCTATTAGTTTTTTCGCTATCAACTTAACCCTTTCGGGGCTTTACATTCTCATTCTTCGTAAATACTTTAACGATGCCATGAACTTCGCAACCTTGTCAGGCCAACAAGGCGAGGCGCAGGTAAAACTGCAAGAAAGCATAATGGCCATCTTCTATGATTATGGTTCATTAGTAAATTCAATTATAATACCAATTTTAGCCCTAATCTCTATTATCGTATTTTACAATAAAAAATATAATTATACTGAACATATCATCGTTTACCTATATAGTATGTCCTTATTTAGTATCCTTTCTATGGTAACAGGCTTAATTGTTCTATCCATAGATACCAGTTACTTTATGACTTTAAGTTTACTTCAATATCTATTATTGTTTATATACCATGCCGTTTTATTTAAAAGATTATTTAACTTGAGCATAAAACAACTGTTTCTAAAGATTCTTATTTTCATTCCCCTATCTTTCTTATTCTACATAGGCATATCTTTGGCAATAGTCCTTTTATTTTTTGTCTTTAGTGACATGTCTTTTAAAGATTTCGCACCCCAAAACTAA
- a CDS encoding ABC transporter ATP-binding protein, translating into MSNNKENIFDLDLFKRLFEYTKPYRKVFYGVLLSVIIIAGLSISVPYILKIAIDNNIKLQKKDGFLFYILLMIGMLLLETVFQFLFTFYAAWLGQSVVKDIRVKLFNHMLKFKMKYYDTSSVGALITRAVTDMERIADIFGQGLFMIARDIAVMLAIAAVMFFTNIKLSLIVFVTMPIVLYATKVFQRYMKKAFEQVRAEVSNLNSFVQERVTGMKILQLFTREATEYKNFKAINERHKKGWLKTIWYNSIFFPIADFLSSITSGLVAYVGGLMVVLYATASVSELFMFIMLIPKLYRPLRQIADKFNTLQMGMVAAKRVFKIIDTDSQIDDLGTSEVSHFKGDIDFKNVHFSYVDDEEVLKDVSFSVKTGQTVAIVGATGAGKSTIINLLNRFYQINSGRICIDNIDITTVKLASLRSHIAVVLQDVFLFADTVLNNITLNNPNITEEEVIQAAQDIGIHDFIMSLPNGYHYNVKERGVMLSSGQRQLISFLRAYVTNPSILVLDEATSSVDSYSEQLIQNATDKITKDRTSIVIAHRLATVQKADKIIVMDAGKIVEIGTHNELLKKKNGYYRNLYEVQFLKAEVA; encoded by the coding sequence ATGTCCAATAATAAAGAAAATATATTCGATTTAGACTTATTTAAACGTCTGTTTGAATATACAAAACCATACAGAAAGGTCTTTTATGGCGTGCTACTCTCAGTAATCATTATTGCGGGATTGAGTATCTCTGTGCCATATATTTTAAAAATTGCCATTGATAATAATATAAAGCTGCAAAAAAAAGACGGCTTCTTGTTTTATATTTTATTGATGATTGGCATGCTGCTTTTAGAAACCGTTTTTCAATTTCTATTTACCTTTTATGCTGCTTGGTTAGGACAAAGTGTGGTTAAAGATATTCGGGTAAAGCTCTTTAATCATATGCTAAAATTCAAAATGAAGTATTACGACACGTCTTCTGTTGGTGCACTTATTACGCGTGCTGTGACAGATATGGAGCGTATAGCCGATATTTTTGGGCAAGGTTTGTTTATGATTGCGCGCGATATAGCAGTAATGCTAGCGATTGCCGCGGTTATGTTTTTTACCAATATTAAACTCAGTTTAATCGTATTTGTAACCATGCCTATTGTTTTATACGCTACAAAAGTATTTCAACGTTATATGAAGAAAGCTTTTGAACAGGTACGTGCCGAAGTTTCAAACCTTAATTCTTTTGTACAGGAACGGGTAACTGGAATGAAAATTCTTCAGCTATTTACGCGTGAAGCCACCGAGTATAAAAACTTTAAAGCTATAAATGAACGGCATAAAAAAGGATGGTTAAAAACCATATGGTATAACTCGATATTCTTTCCAATTGCAGACTTTTTATCGTCAATAACCTCTGGTTTAGTTGCCTATGTTGGTGGGTTAATGGTTGTTTTATACGCTACAGCGAGTGTGAGTGAGTTATTTATGTTCATTATGCTTATACCAAAACTGTATAGACCTTTACGGCAAATTGCAGATAAGTTCAACACATTGCAAATGGGAATGGTAGCTGCTAAACGTGTATTTAAAATTATTGATACAGATTCTCAAATTGATGATTTAGGAACTTCGGAGGTCTCTCATTTTAAAGGCGATATAGATTTTAAGAATGTACATTTTAGTTATGTGGATGATGAGGAAGTACTTAAAGATGTTTCGTTTAGTGTGAAAACAGGACAAACCGTTGCGATTGTAGGTGCAACTGGAGCTGGAAAATCTACGATTATTAATTTATTAAATCGCTTTTATCAAATTAACAGTGGACGTATTTGTATTGATAACATAGATATTACAACGGTTAAATTAGCATCATTACGCAGCCATATAGCGGTTGTTTTACAGGATGTGTTTTTGTTTGCAGATACAGTTTTGAATAATATAACCCTTAATAATCCGAATATTACTGAAGAAGAGGTTATTCAGGCAGCTCAAGATATTGGTATTCATGATTTTATTATGAGCTTACCTAACGGTTACCACTATAATGTAAAAGAGCGCGGTGTGATGTTATCTTCCGGACAGCGACAATTGATTTCTTTTTTACGGGCTTATGTCACTAATCCTAGTATTTTAGTTCTGGATGAGGCCACATCTTCTGTCGATTCTTACTCAGAGCAACTCATTCAAAATGCAACCGATAAAATAACAAAAGACAGAACCTCTATAGTTATTGCTCACAGATTAGCTACGGTACAAAAAGCAGATAAGATTATCGTAATGGATGCAGGTAAAATTGTCGAGATTGGTACGCATAATGAATTGCTTAAAAAGAAAAATGGCTATTATAGAAATCTGTACGAAGTACAGTTTTTAAAGGCTGAAGTGGCTTAG
- the truA gene encoding tRNA pseudouridine(38-40) synthase TruA: MRYFIELSYNGKAYHGWQIQPNAIAVQEVLEKALSTLLKEKIATMGAGRTDAGVHAMQMFAHFETHVIFEIETLIFKLNSFLPEDIAIKDLFKVKPEAHTRFDALSRTYLYRIAVEKNPFNTNQAFYVKHKIDAVKLKEATKILLEYKDFQCFSKSNTDVKTYNCNIMKAEWLLVENELQFTIKADRFLRNMVRAIVGTLINIGLGKLEVAALHDIIKSKNRSEAGFSVPAHALYLTEVVYPEHIKL, translated from the coding sequence TTGCGCTATTTTATAGAATTATCTTACAATGGAAAGGCATACCACGGTTGGCAAATACAACCCAACGCTATTGCTGTGCAAGAAGTTTTAGAAAAAGCATTGTCTACTTTGCTGAAAGAAAAAATTGCTACTATGGGAGCAGGCAGAACAGATGCAGGAGTTCATGCTATGCAAATGTTTGCACATTTTGAGACGCATGTAATTTTTGAAATTGAAACCCTGATTTTTAAACTCAATTCTTTTTTACCAGAAGATATCGCAATTAAAGACCTCTTCAAGGTTAAGCCTGAGGCACATACTAGATTTGATGCTTTAAGTAGAACATATTTATATAGAATTGCTGTAGAGAAAAATCCCTTTAATACAAATCAGGCATTTTATGTAAAGCACAAAATTGATGCTGTTAAATTAAAAGAGGCGACCAAAATTCTATTGGAGTATAAAGATTTTCAATGCTTTTCTAAAAGTAATACAGATGTAAAAACGTATAATTGTAATATTATGAAAGCCGAATGGCTACTGGTTGAAAACGAATTACAATTTACTATTAAAGCAGATCGCTTTCTACGTAATATGGTGCGTGCTATTGTAGGAACACTTATTAATATAGGTTTAGGGAAACTAGAGGTAGCGGCATTACATGACATTATTAAGTCTAAAAATAGGAGTGAAGCTGGTTTTTCGGTGCCTGCGCATGCATTATATTTAACCGAAGTGGTTTACCCAGAGCATATAAAATTATAA
- a CDS encoding metallophosphoesterase yields MKKILLLSDTHSYIDEDILKYVKGADEVWHAGDIGDLSVTDAIKKLKPLKGVYGNIDDAKARLEFPEHNRFMCEDVDVWITHIGGYPNKYNSRVREAIYNNPPRIFICGHSHILKVMPDKKLNLIHMNPGAVGTHGFHKVRTMLRFTIDGKKIENLEVIEFPRRY; encoded by the coding sequence ATGAAAAAAATCCTCTTACTTTCAGACACACATAGCTATATTGATGAAGATATTTTAAAATACGTAAAAGGAGCAGATGAAGTATGGCATGCTGGAGATATTGGTGATTTAAGCGTAACGGATGCTATTAAAAAGCTAAAACCTTTAAAAGGGGTTTATGGCAATATTGATGATGCGAAAGCGCGGTTAGAGTTTCCAGAACACAATCGCTTCATGTGTGAAGACGTCGATGTTTGGATCACACATATTGGCGGGTATCCAAACAAATATAATTCTCGGGTTCGTGAAGCAATCTATAACAATCCACCGCGTATTTTTATATGCGGTCATTCACATATTCTCAAAGTCATGCCTGATAAAAAACTCAATCTTATTCATATGAATCCTGGTGCTGTGGGTACTCATGGTTTTCATAAAGTAAGAACCATGCTGCGTTTTACTATTGATGGTAAGAAAATTGAAAATTTAGAAGTCATAGAATTCCCCAGGCGGTATTAA
- a CDS encoding DUF4293 domain-containing protein: MIQRIQSIYLLLAAGVSGGLIFLFPLWITENAKVFAQDELVYFGLFLASACLSLLSIFMFKNRKSQFVLGRLNIILNFILLGLLVYQSLKVSGEINFSEKGIGIFLPIVSIVLLVLANKAIKKDEDLVKSVDRLR, from the coding sequence ATGATACAACGCATACAATCTATCTATTTACTTTTGGCGGCTGGCGTTTCTGGAGGACTGATATTTTTGTTTCCTTTATGGATTACTGAAAACGCTAAAGTATTTGCTCAAGACGAGTTGGTTTATTTTGGTTTGTTTTTAGCGTCTGCATGCTTGTCGTTGTTATCTATTTTTATGTTTAAAAACAGGAAGTCACAATTTGTATTGGGGCGACTTAACATCATATTAAACTTTATTTTACTAGGATTACTTGTATATCAATCTCTAAAGGTATCTGGAGAAATTAATTTTTCTGAGAAAGGTATTGGGATTTTTCTTCCTATTGTGTCTATCGTGTTATTAGTTTTAGCTAATAAGGCCATCAAAAAGGACGAAGATCTTGTAAAATCTGTAGACAGGTTGCGATAA
- the rho gene encoding transcription termination factor Rho produces the protein MFEITQLKEMKLPELQEMAKKLNISKFRTLKKLDLVYQILDKQAANPQAIAEVKKEAPKADKSEPQKQKRERVQRPAKKKTDPKTDPKTKQETLAFKDNKEEKAPVKQDSKPQAKQERKPETKQEVKPEKKQQQPKPQHKKPVHSHKKDENTSNNPNQNRQKNTKSNQNRSQDKNGNTHSSNGNKDSRNRYREPDFEFDAIIESEGVLDIMQDGYGFLRSSDYNYLSSPDDIYVSQSQIRLFGLKVGDTVLGNVRPPKEGEKYFPLIRVNKINGQSPDVVRDRVSFEHLTPLFPQEKFNIAEKQSTISTRIMDLFSPIGKGQRGMIVSQPKTGKTMLLKDVANAIAANHPEVYQMILLIDERPEEVTDMQRNVRGEVIASTFDKEAHEHVKIANIVLEKAKRLVECGHDVVILLDSITRLARAYNSVQPASGKILSGGVDANALHKPKRFFGAARNIENGGSLTIIATALTETGSKMDEVIFEEFKGTGNMELQLDRKISNRRIFPAIDLTSSSTRRDDILLDDVTIQRMWVMRKYLADMNPVEAMEFINDRFKKTRNNEEFLISMNG, from the coding sequence ATGTTTGAAATCACACAATTAAAAGAAATGAAACTTCCTGAGTTGCAGGAAATGGCGAAAAAATTAAACATCTCAAAGTTTCGCACATTAAAAAAACTAGACCTTGTTTACCAAATCTTAGATAAGCAAGCTGCCAACCCTCAAGCTATTGCAGAAGTCAAAAAAGAAGCTCCAAAAGCAGACAAATCAGAACCTCAAAAACAAAAAAGGGAGCGTGTTCAACGTCCGGCTAAGAAAAAAACTGACCCTAAAACGGACCCTAAAACTAAGCAAGAAACCTTAGCTTTTAAAGATAATAAAGAGGAAAAAGCACCAGTTAAACAAGATAGCAAACCCCAGGCTAAACAAGAAAGAAAGCCAGAGACCAAGCAAGAGGTAAAGCCTGAAAAAAAGCAACAACAACCAAAACCGCAGCATAAAAAACCAGTTCATAGTCATAAAAAGGACGAGAATACTAGTAATAACCCTAATCAAAATCGTCAGAAAAACACGAAGTCAAATCAAAATAGAAGCCAGGACAAAAACGGTAATACGCACAGTAGTAATGGAAATAAAGACAGTCGTAACCGTTACCGTGAACCAGATTTCGAATTTGATGCGATCATAGAAAGTGAAGGCGTATTAGACATTATGCAGGATGGTTACGGTTTTCTTCGCTCATCTGACTACAACTATTTATCATCACCAGATGATATTTATGTCTCACAATCTCAAATTCGCTTATTTGGATTAAAAGTAGGAGATACCGTTTTAGGAAATGTAAGACCTCCTAAAGAAGGAGAAAAATACTTCCCGCTTATTAGAGTTAATAAAATTAACGGACAAAGTCCAGATGTCGTTAGAGATCGCGTCTCTTTTGAGCACTTGACACCATTATTTCCTCAAGAGAAATTCAATATTGCAGAAAAGCAAAGCACTATTTCAACGCGTATCATGGATTTGTTTTCACCAATAGGAAAAGGACAACGTGGTATGATTGTATCGCAACCTAAAACAGGTAAAACCATGCTTTTAAAGGATGTGGCGAATGCTATAGCAGCAAATCACCCAGAAGTTTATCAAATGATTTTATTAATCGATGAACGTCCTGAAGAGGTAACCGATATGCAACGTAATGTTCGTGGAGAAGTTATTGCTTCTACTTTTGATAAAGAAGCTCATGAACATGTAAAAATCGCTAACATTGTATTAGAGAAAGCAAAACGATTAGTCGAATGTGGTCATGATGTTGTTATTTTACTAGATTCAATCACACGTTTGGCAAGAGCTTACAACTCTGTACAGCCGGCTTCAGGAAAAATTCTTTCTGGTGGTGTTGATGCAAATGCTTTGCACAAACCAAAACGTTTCTTTGGTGCTGCCCGTAACATAGAAAATGGTGGTTCACTAACGATTATTGCTACTGCGCTTACAGAAACAGGTTCTAAAATGGACGAAGTAATTTTTGAGGAATTTAAAGGAACTGGTAATATGGAGCTTCAGTTAGATCGTAAGATTTCTAACCGTCGTATATTCCCGGCTATCGATTTAACCTCTTCAAGCACCCGTAGAGATGATATTTTATTAGATGATGTAACTATCCAACGTATGTGGGTAATGCGAAAGTATCTTGCAGATATGAATCCTGTAGAAGCTATGGAATTCATTAACGATCGTTTCAAAAAAACCAGAAATAACGAAGAGTTTTTAATTTCTATGAACGGTTAA
- the rpsT gene encoding 30S ribosomal protein S20 has product MANHKSALKRIRQNESKRVRNKYQHKTTRNVIKKLRELTDKKEAEALLPTVYTLLDKLAKKNIIHANKAANLKSGLTKHVAAI; this is encoded by the coding sequence ATGGCAAATCATAAGTCAGCGTTAAAAAGAATCAGACAAAACGAATCTAAGCGCGTAAGAAATAAATATCAGCACAAGACGACTCGTAATGTAATTAAGAAATTACGTGAGTTGACTGATAAGAAAGAAGCAGAAGCATTATTGCCTACGGTTTATACGTTGTTGGATAAATTAGCTAAGAAAAATATTATTCACGCTAATAAAGCAGCAAACCTAAAGTCTGGTTTAACTAAGCACGTAGCAGCTATATAA
- the proS gene encoding proline--tRNA ligase, giving the protein MSKKLTSRAEDYSKWYNELVVKADLAENSAVRGCMVIKPYGYAIWEKMQAELDRMFKETGHQNAYFPLFVPKSLFEAEEKNAEGFAKECAVVTHYRLESDPDNPGKLRVDPNAKLEEELVVRPTSEAIIWNTFKGWVQSYRDLPLLINQWANVVRWEMRTRLFLRTAEFLWQEGHTAHETKAEALAEAKTMNNVYATFAENFMAIPVVQGVKSESERFAGADETYCIEALMQDGKALQAGTSHFLGQNFAKAFDVKFTSKEGKQDYVWATSWGVSTRLMGALIMTHSDDQGLVLPPNLAPNQVVIVPIYKTDEELGGITAVVDDIIKELRAKHITVKFDNRTTYRPGAKFAQHELQGVPLRIAIGARDLENGTVELARRDTLTKEVIALNALTDRVEGLMTEIQEALFKKALDYRNSHITEVGTFEEFKTVLKQKGGFISAHWDGTAETEDKIKEITKATIRCLPLDGPLEDGVCVYSGKPSKRRVLFAKAY; this is encoded by the coding sequence ATGAGCAAAAAACTAACGAGTAGAGCAGAAGATTACTCAAAATGGTACAACGAACTGGTTGTAAAGGCCGATTTAGCAGAAAACTCAGCGGTTAGAGGGTGCATGGTTATTAAACCATATGGCTATGCTATTTGGGAAAAAATGCAAGCCGAATTAGATCGCATGTTTAAAGAAACAGGCCATCAAAACGCTTATTTTCCGCTTTTCGTGCCAAAAAGTTTGTTTGAAGCTGAAGAAAAAAATGCTGAAGGTTTCGCAAAAGAGTGCGCGGTGGTTACTCATTATAGACTAGAAAGTGATCCGGATAATCCAGGAAAATTAAGAGTAGATCCAAACGCAAAGTTAGAGGAAGAGCTTGTTGTGAGACCAACGAGTGAAGCTATTATATGGAATACCTTTAAAGGCTGGGTTCAATCTTACAGGGATTTACCACTATTAATAAACCAATGGGCAAACGTGGTACGCTGGGAAATGCGTACACGTTTATTTTTGCGTACAGCGGAATTTTTATGGCAAGAAGGGCATACCGCTCATGAAACTAAGGCTGAAGCGTTAGCGGAAGCAAAAACAATGAATAACGTCTATGCAACTTTTGCCGAAAATTTTATGGCGATACCTGTTGTGCAAGGCGTAAAATCTGAAAGTGAGCGTTTTGCAGGAGCAGACGAAACCTATTGTATTGAAGCACTAATGCAAGACGGAAAAGCCTTGCAAGCTGGAACCTCGCATTTTTTAGGACAAAATTTTGCTAAAGCTTTTGATGTAAAATTCACCTCAAAAGAAGGTAAACAAGATTATGTTTGGGCGACTTCTTGGGGAGTATCGACTAGGTTAATGGGGGCTTTAATAATGACACACAGTGATGATCAAGGTTTGGTCTTGCCGCCTAATTTAGCGCCGAATCAAGTCGTTATCGTGCCAATATATAAGACTGATGAAGAACTAGGGGGAATCACAGCAGTCGTTGATGACATTATAAAAGAGTTGCGCGCAAAGCATATTACAGTAAAATTTGATAATAGAACAACGTATCGTCCTGGAGCAAAATTTGCACAGCACGAGTTGCAAGGCGTGCCTTTGCGTATCGCAATTGGAGCGAGAGATTTAGAAAATGGTACAGTAGAATTAGCGAGAAGAGACACCTTAACAAAAGAAGTCATTGCTTTAAATGCTTTAACGGATAGAGTAGAAGGGTTGATGACCGAAATTCAAGAGGCGCTATTTAAAAAAGCTTTAGACTATAGAAATTCTCATATTACTGAAGTTGGAACTTTTGAAGAATTTAAAACGGTTTTAAAACAAAAAGGAGGTTTTATATCTGCCCATTGGGATGGCACTGCAGAAACAGAAGATAAAATTAAAGAAATTACTAAAGCAACAATAAGATGCTTGCCTCTAGATGGACCCTTGGAAGATGGCGTTTGTGTGTATTCTGGAAAGCCTTCAAAACGTCGAGTATTGTTTGCTAAAGCATACTAA
- a CDS encoding OmpP1/FadL family transporter, translated as MKTLLLLFIGALSMTALNAQNINDALRYSNGEIMGSARYRALSGAFGALGGDLSAVNANPASSAVFTNSFASVSLATESTDNQTFYFRGTNASSDSDISLNQGGGVFVFKNRNENSPWKKFALSIVYDNTKNYEDNWYSRGINTNSIDSYFLNNAQGLPLGEISAISGESTSEAYAAIGNTYGYVHQQAYLGYDSFILEPDTFDDDNTSYSSNIGTGTFDQEYSYAATGYNGKIAFNIGAQYGENAYFGLNLNSHFLNYERSTFLYEKNDNATSVVNEVGFENYISTFGNGFSFQLGSIFKLSEAFRVGLTYDSPTWMTIEEETTQYIETVRVESGENILQVVDPQIVNLFPQYRLQSPGKVTGSLAYIFGTDGLISFDYSRRDFSKTKFKPTSDRYFSAQNSIISNQLTTAATYKLGGEYKYNQFSFRGGYRFEESPYKNGTTVGDLNGYSLGLGYNFGNTKLDLTYDQAQQTNNHQLYSTGLTDATTIDAIHSNITLTLGFQL; from the coding sequence ATGAAAACGTTACTATTACTATTCATAGGTGCCTTATCTATGACTGCATTAAATGCTCAAAATATTAATGATGCCTTGCGATACAGCAATGGAGAAATCATGGGCTCAGCGCGTTATAGAGCACTAAGCGGGGCTTTTGGAGCCTTAGGTGGTGATTTAAGTGCTGTTAATGCCAATCCTGCTAGTTCAGCCGTTTTTACTAATAGTTTTGCCTCTGTATCTTTGGCCACTGAAAGTACAGATAATCAAACCTTTTACTTCAGAGGAACAAATGCCTCATCAGACTCAGACATCTCTTTAAATCAAGGTGGAGGTGTTTTTGTTTTTAAAAATAGAAATGAAAATTCTCCTTGGAAGAAATTTGCTTTAAGTATTGTCTACGATAACACTAAAAACTATGAGGATAACTGGTATTCAAGGGGAATAAACACGAATTCTATTGATAGTTATTTTTTGAATAATGCGCAAGGTTTGCCTTTAGGTGAAATCTCTGCTATATCTGGTGAATCTACCTCTGAGGCCTATGCCGCAATTGGAAATACTTACGGGTATGTTCATCAACAAGCCTATTTAGGTTATGATTCTTTTATTTTAGAGCCAGACACTTTTGACGATGATAATACGAGCTATAGTTCTAATATTGGAACTGGAACTTTTGATCAGGAATATTCCTATGCAGCAACTGGTTATAATGGAAAAATCGCATTTAATATTGGTGCTCAATATGGTGAAAACGCCTATTTTGGTTTGAATTTAAATTCTCACTTTTTAAACTATGAGCGCTCCACATTTTTATACGAAAAGAATGATAATGCAACATCTGTAGTAAATGAAGTTGGATTTGAAAATTATATTTCTACTTTTGGTAACGGATTCTCTTTTCAATTAGGGAGTATCTTTAAATTATCAGAGGCATTTAGAGTTGGATTAACTTATGATTCCCCAACATGGATGACTATAGAAGAAGAAACCACTCAATATATTGAAACCGTTCGCGTTGAATCTGGCGAAAACATATTACAAGTTGTTGATCCACAAATCGTAAACTTATTTCCACAATATAGATTACAATCACCAGGAAAAGTCACTGGAAGCTTAGCCTATATCTTTGGAACAGACGGATTGATTAGTTTTGATTATTCTAGAAGAGATTTTAGTAAAACAAAATTCAAACCTACCTCTGACAGATACTTTTCAGCACAAAATAGTATTATTTCTAATCAATTAACGACTGCTGCAACCTACAAACTCGGTGGCGAGTACAAATACAATCAATTTAGTTTTAGAGGTGGCTATCGTTTTGAAGAGAGCCCCTACAAAAATGGCACAACAGTTGGAGATTTAAATGGCTATTCTCTTGGCTTAGGCTATAATTTTGGAAACACAAAGCTAGATTTAACTTACGATCAGGCGCAACAAACTAATAATCACCAACTCTACAGTACGGGTTTAACTGATGCCACTACAATTGATGCGATACATTCTAACATCACACTAACTTTAGGATTTCAGTTATAA
- the folE gene encoding GTP cyclohydrolase I FolE, producing the protein MKIENIENIHDDLGENHVGTSSQTPMKADAFKLSDKEKIESIQEDVRRIMDTLGLDLTDDSLSGTPKRVAKMFVNEIFGGLNPDKKPSASTFDNKYQYGEMLVEKNITVYSTCEHHLLPIVGKAHIAYISNGTVVGLSKMNRIVDYFAKRPQVQERLTIQVVKELQNVLNTEDVACVIDAKHLCVNSRGIRDIESSTVTSEFGGQFKNKETKREFLDYINLDTKF; encoded by the coding sequence ATGAAAATTGAAAATATAGAAAATATTCACGATGATTTAGGTGAAAATCATGTGGGAACATCTTCTCAAACACCTATGAAAGCTGATGCTTTTAAACTTTCTGATAAAGAAAAAATTGAAAGCATTCAAGAGGATGTGCGTCGTATTATGGACACTTTGGGCTTAGACCTAACAGATGACAGCCTGAGTGGAACACCTAAACGTGTTGCCAAAATGTTTGTTAATGAGATATTTGGCGGATTAAATCCTGATAAAAAACCTAGCGCTTCTACATTTGACAACAAATACCAATATGGAGAAATGCTTGTAGAAAAAAACATTACGGTTTACTCTACTTGCGAACACCATTTATTACCTATTGTTGGAAAAGCACATATTGCTTATATTTCTAACGGTACTGTTGTTGGTTTATCTAAAATGAATCGTATTGTGGACTATTTTGCAAAACGTCCTCAAGTGCAAGAGCGCTTAACGATTCAAGTGGTCAAGGAGCTTCAGAATGTATTAAACACCGAAGATGTTGCCTGTGTTATTGATGCCAAGCACTTATGTGTAAATTCTCGTGGTATTCGTGATATTGAAAGTAGTACGGTCACTTCAGAATTTGGAGGGCAATTCAAAAATAAAGAAACCAAACGCGAGTTTTTGGATTACATTAACTTAGACACTAAGTTTTAG